From a region of the Zingiber officinale cultivar Zhangliang chromosome 4B, Zo_v1.1, whole genome shotgun sequence genome:
- the LOC121976222 gene encoding 50S ribosomal protein L18-like, whose amino-acid sequence MVIPPPVRPPRIINYLKPYVLKMHFTNKYVNAQVIHTPTATVAAAASSQEKLLRPSMESTRDVAAAAKIGKLLGERLLLKGIPAVSTFLKREQKYHGKVKAVIDSVREAGVKLL is encoded by the coding sequence ATGGTCATTCCTCCTCCTGTCAGGCCGCCAAGGATCATCAACTACCTGAAGCCTTATGTTCTGAAGATGCACTTCACAAACAAATATGTGAACGCCCAAGTTATTCACACCCCGACTGCTACAGTTGCAGCTGCAGCAAGCTCACAGGAAAAACTACTCAGGCCGAGCATGGAGTCCACAAGAGATGTCGCAGCAGCTGCCAAGATTGGTAAGCTATTGGGGGAGCGTCTCCTACTCAAGGGTATTCCTGCTGTGTCTACGTTCTTGAAAAGGGAACAAAAATACCATGGGAAGGTGAAGGCTGTCATAGATAGTGTGAGAGAAGCCGGTGTCAAGCTGCTTTGA